Proteins encoded by one window of Bacillus rossius redtenbacheri isolate Brsri chromosome 3, Brsri_v3, whole genome shotgun sequence:
- the LOC134531175 gene encoding uncharacterized protein LOC134531175 encodes MSLVAKFNAGKRLNFTQRGSFQRRCHAAALRFQKGHAWEISPFRKLAGRSPGLSHYKVIRKRQQTLTRRKLQFHDDFPKKKRSKTDTTHPADIDYGPSSEQVEDDPCDEISDAQQEEIAIQTKDQADCISWHELRRVRLTASNFGTVCRRKESTPCANLVKNLLYKPSVNTKATEYGHRNEHVAIKRSEALTGLNVEKRGLYIDVENGFLGASPDGIVVTENATIEVKCVPSGISTGLQELARSKKGFFLQEIASKKLQLKTTHHHFYQIQGTLNITKKDFCYLIVMVDTKQDLFVEKVQRNEDLWRNEMLPKLTRFYKKCLLPEIVDSRVIRGKQVREPEYISKAKEEMNAKKSKKS; translated from the coding sequence ATGAGTCTTGTTGCAAAGTTCAATGCTGGAAAACGTCTCAACTTTACTCAAAGAGGATCTTTTCAAAGACGATGCCACGCCGCGGCTTTAAGATTTCAGAAAGGCCACGCTTGGGAAATAAGCCCTTTCAGGAAACTGGCAGGAAGAAGCCCTGGACTGAGTCATTATAAGGTTATCCGAAAGAGACAGCAGACATTAACACGCCGTAAATTGCAGTTCCATGACGACTTCCCTAAAAAGAAAAGAAGCAAAACTGATACAACTCATCCAGCAGACATCGACTATGGACCAAGCTCTGAACAAGTAGAAGATGATCCGTGTGACGAGATTTCAGATGCACAGCAAGAAGAAATTGCCATTCAAACTAAAGATCAGGCGGATTGTATAAGCTGGCATGAACTTAGGCGAGTACGCTTAACAGCTAGTAATTTTGGAACAGTGTGCCGAAGAAAAGAATCAACTCCATGTGCGAACTTGGTGAAAAATCTTTTGTACAAACCCTCTGTGAATACCAAAGCTACAGAATACGGTCACCGCAATGAACATGTTGCTATTAAAAGGTCCGAAGCACTAACAGGCTTGAATGTAGAGAAGAGGGGACTGTACATAGATGTAGAAAATGGGTTTTTAGGAGCTAGTCCAGATGGAATTGTGGTCACAGAAAATGCTACAATTGAAGTAAAATGTGTTCCATCAGGCATATCTACTGGGCTTCAAGAGCTGGCCAGAAGTAAGAAAGGATTCTTCCTCCAAGAAATTGCCAGCAAGAAGTTACAGCTTAAAACTACACATCATCACTTCTATCAGATCCAGGGAactttaaatataacaaaaaaagatttttgttatttaattgtcATGGTTGAcacaaaacaagatttgtttgTTGAAAAAGTTCAGCGAAATGAAGATTTATGGAGAAATGAAATGCTGCCCAAACTCACGCGATTCTATAAAAAGTGTTTACTACCCGAAATTGTTGATTCACGAGTAATTAGAGGAAAACAAGTGAGAGAGCCAGAGTATATATCAAAGGCAAAAGAAGAAATGAATGCAAAAAAGTCCAAAAAATCTTAG